A window from Citrobacter amalonaticus encodes these proteins:
- the pepB gene encoding aminopeptidase PepB, with amino-acid sequence MTEAMKITLSTQPADARWGEKATYSINNDGIALHLNGKDDLGLIQRAARKIDGLGIKHVQLAGEGWNADRCWSFWQGYKGPKGSRKVEWPELDDVQRQELDNRLTIIDWVRDTINAPAEELGPEQLAQRAVDLLCSVACDHVSYRITKGEDLREQNYMGLHTVGRGSERPPVLLALDYNPTGDKEAPVFACLVGKGITFDSGGYSIKQSAFMDSMKSDMGGAATVTGALAFAITRGLNKRVKLYLCCADNLISGNAFKLGDIIHYRNGKNVEVMNTDAEGRLVLADGLIDASAQKPELIIDAATLTGAAKTALGNDYHALFSFDDQLANRLLASAAEENEAFWRLPLAEFHRNQLPSNFAELNNTGSAAYPAGASTAAGFLSHFVENYQQGWLHIDCSATYRKAPVEQWSAGATGLGVRTIANLLTA; translated from the coding sequence ATGACAGAAGCCATGAAAATTACGCTTTCCACACAACCTGCTGACGCACGCTGGGGTGAAAAAGCCACATACAGTATCAATAACGATGGTATTGCCCTGCACCTTAATGGGAAAGATGACCTGGGTCTTATTCAGCGCGCGGCACGTAAAATCGACGGCCTTGGCATCAAGCATGTGCAACTGGCAGGCGAGGGCTGGAATGCAGACCGCTGCTGGTCATTCTGGCAGGGCTACAAAGGGCCGAAAGGCAGCCGAAAAGTGGAATGGCCAGAGCTGGACGACGTACAGCGTCAGGAGCTGGATAACCGTCTGACCATCATTGACTGGGTGCGTGACACCATTAACGCACCGGCGGAAGAGCTGGGTCCAGAGCAACTGGCGCAGCGTGCCGTTGACCTGCTGTGCAGCGTGGCGTGCGATCACGTCTCTTACCGTATTACCAAAGGCGAAGATCTGCGTGAGCAGAACTATATGGGGCTGCATACTGTGGGGCGCGGCTCTGAACGTCCTCCGGTCCTGCTGGCGCTCGACTACAACCCGACAGGAGATAAAGAAGCCCCGGTTTTTGCTTGCCTGGTCGGGAAAGGGATCACCTTTGATTCCGGCGGTTACAGCATCAAGCAGAGTGCCTTTATGGACTCCATGAAGTCCGACATGGGCGGTGCCGCAACGGTAACCGGCGCGCTGGCGTTTGCGATCACGCGCGGTCTGAACAAACGCGTGAAACTGTACCTGTGCTGTGCGGATAACCTGATCAGCGGTAACGCGTTCAAGCTGGGCGATATCATCCACTATCGCAACGGTAAAAACGTCGAAGTGATGAATACCGACGCGGAAGGGCGTCTGGTGCTGGCGGATGGCCTGATTGACGCCAGCGCGCAGAAGCCAGAGCTGATCATTGATGCTGCGACGCTGACCGGAGCCGCGAAAACCGCGCTGGGTAACGACTACCACGCGCTGTTCAGCTTCGATGACCAACTGGCGAACCGCCTGCTGGCAAGCGCAGCCGAAGAAAACGAGGCGTTCTGGCGTCTGCCGCTGGCGGAATTTCATCGTAACCAGTTGCCGTCTAATTTTGCCGAGTTGAACAATACCGGCAGCGCGGCGTATCCGGCAGGGGCGAGCACAGCCGCAGGATTCCTGTCGCACTTTGTGGAAAACTACCAGCAGGGTTGGCTGCATATCGACTGTTCGGCAACCTATCGCAAAGCGCCGGTTGAGCAGTGGTCTGCCGGGGCGACCGGTTTGGGCGTGCGTACAATCGCGAATCTACTGACTGCCTGA
- the iscX gene encoding Fe-S cluster assembly protein IscX — translation MGLKWTDSREIGEALYDAFPDLDPKTVRFTDLHQWICDLEEFDDDPDASNEKILEAILLVWLDEAE, via the coding sequence ATGGGACTGAAGTGGACCGATAGCCGCGAAATCGGTGAAGCGCTGTACGATGCGTTCCCCGATCTCGATCCAAAGACCGTTCGTTTCACCGATCTTCATCAGTGGATCTGCGATCTTGAGGAATTTGATGACGACCCTGACGCATCCAATGAAAAAATTCTGGAGGCGATTCTGCTAGTCTGGTTAGATGAAGCAGAGTAA
- the fdx gene encoding ISC system 2Fe-2S type ferredoxin: MPKIVILPHQDLCPDGAVLEAKTGETILDVALRNGIEIEHACEKSCACTTCHCIVREGFDSLPESTEEEDDMLDKAWGLEPESRLSCQARVTGDDLVVEIPRYTINHAREH, translated from the coding sequence ATGCCAAAGATTGTTATTTTGCCTCATCAGGATCTCTGTCCGGATGGTGCAGTTCTGGAAGCTAAGACCGGTGAAACCATTCTTGACGTTGCGCTGCGCAACGGTATCGAGATTGAGCACGCCTGCGAAAAATCCTGTGCCTGTACGACCTGCCACTGCATTGTGCGTGAAGGTTTTGACTCCCTGCCGGAAAGCACGGAAGAAGAAGACGACATGCTGGATAAAGCCTGGGGACTGGAGCCGGAGAGCCGTTTAAGCTGTCAGGCTCGCGTAACCGGGGATGATTTGGTAGTCGAAATCCCACGTTACACAATCAATCATGCTCGTGAGCATTAA
- the sseB gene encoding enhanced serine sensitivity protein SseB, translating into MSETKNELETLLEQAATEPAHRPAFFRTLLESTVWVPGTAADGEAIVEDSALDLQHWEKEDGTTVIPFFTSLEALQQAVEDEQAFVVMPVRTLFEMTLGETLFLNAKLPTGKEFMPHEISLLMGEEGNPLSTQEMLEGGESLILSEVAEPPAQMIDSLTTLFKTIKPVKRAFLCSIKERADAEANLLIGIEADGDIEAIIQAAGSVATDTLPGDEPIDICQVKKGEKGISHFITEHIAPFYERRWGGFLRDFKQNRII; encoded by the coding sequence ATGTCTGAAACAAAAAATGAATTAGAAACCCTGCTGGAGCAGGCGGCGACTGAACCCGCACACCGTCCGGCATTTTTCCGCACCCTGTTGGAATCCACTGTCTGGGTACCTGGTACTGCGGCAGACGGCGAAGCGATTGTCGAAGACAGCGCGCTCGATCTTCAGCATTGGGAAAAAGAAGATGGCACCACCGTTATCCCCTTTTTCACCTCGCTGGAAGCGTTGCAGCAGGCCGTCGAAGATGAGCAGGCGTTTGTGGTGATGCCAGTACGGACGCTGTTTGAAATGACGCTCGGCGAAACGCTGTTCCTCAACGCCAAATTGCCGACTGGTAAAGAGTTTATGCCTCACGAAATCAGCCTGCTGATGGGGGAAGAGGGCAATCCGCTGAGCACGCAGGAAATGCTGGAAGGTGGGGAATCGCTGATTCTCTCCGAAGTGGCCGAACCACCAGCACAGATGATCGATTCGCTCACGACGCTGTTTAAGACCATCAAGCCGGTGAAGCGTGCGTTTCTCTGCTCAATTAAAGAGCGCGCGGACGCTGAGGCAAATCTGCTGATTGGTATTGAGGCCGATGGCGATATTGAGGCGATTATTCAGGCTGCGGGCAGTGTGGCAACTGATACGCTACCGGGCGATGAACCGATCGATATCTGTCAGGTGAAAAAAGGGGAGAAAGGGATCAGCCACTTTATCACCGAACACATCGCGCCGTTCTACGAACGCCGCTGGGGCGGGTTCCTGCGTGATTTCAAACAGAACCGAATTATTTAA
- a CDS encoding alpha-2-macroglobulin family protein, translating to MKHIRVVACMLMLALAGCDNNDKAPIAAKNDAPAAQPAAEKKAEKDTAQLQKLARESEGKALTLLDVSEVQLDGASTLVLTFSIPLDPEQDFARLVHVVDKKSGKVDGAWELSPNLKELRLRHLEPNRDLLVTIERDLRALNNATFEINYEKSLTTRDIQPSVGFASRGSLLPGKVVEGLPVMALNVNNVDVNFFRVKPESLAAFVSQWEYRNSMSNWESDNLLKMADLVYTGRFDLNPARNTREKLLLPLSEIKPLQQAGVYVAVMTKAGQYEYSNAATLFTLSDVGVSAHRYQNRLDVFTQSLENGAAQQGVDVALLDEKGQTLAKATSDAKGHVQLENHQNAALLLARKEGQTTLLDLKLPALDLAEFDIAGDPGYSKQFFMFGPRDLYRPGETVILNGLLRDSDGKTLPDQPVKLEVVKPDGQVIRTVVSQPDNGLYHFTYPLDSGAPTGMWHIRANTGDNQSQMWDFHVEDFMPERMALNLTSQETPLSPSDKVTFSVVGYYLYGAPANGNALQGQLYLRPLRDAVPSLPGFQFGNIAEENLSRSLDEVQLTLDETGRGDISTNSEWRETHSPLQVILQASLLESGGRPVTRRAEQAIWPADTLPGIRPQFAVKAVYDYRTDTTVNQPIVDEDSNAAFDIVYVDAQGEKKAVSGLQVRLIRERRDYYWDWLESEGWQSRFDQKDLVEGEQTLDLKADETGKVTFPVEWGAYRLEVKAPNDAISSVRFWAGYSWQDNSDGSGAARPDRVTLKLDKPAYRPGDTMKLHIAAPAAGKGYAMVESSEGPLWWQEIDVPAQGLDLSIPVDKSWNRHDLYLSTLVVRPGDKSRSATPKRAVGLLHLPLGDENRRLELALESPAKMRPNQPLTVKIKASSKNGETPKQVNVLVSAVDSGVLNITDYVTPDPWQAFFGQKRYGADIYDIYGQVIEGQGRLAALRFGGDGDELKRGGKPPVNHVNIVAQQAQPVTLNEQGEGSVTLPIGDFNGELRVMAQAWTADDFGSNESKTIVAAPVIAELNMPRFMAGGDTSRLVLDVTNLTDRPQSLNVTLAASGLIELVSDQPAQVNLEPGVRTTLFVPVRAKEGFGDGELQATLSGLNVPGEDIGPQQKQWKIGVRPAFPAQTVNNGVMLQPGESWTLPEEGVMNFSPVTVQGQLLFSGKPPLNLARYIRELKAYPYGCLEQTTSGLFPSLYTNAAQLQALGIAGDTDEKRRAAIETGIARLLQMQRDNGGFALWDKNGPEEYWLTAYAMDFLVRAGEQGYSVPAVGINQGNARLLRYLQDPGMMSIRYSSDTQASKFAVQAYAALVLARQQKAPLGALREIWERRSQAASGLPLLQLGIALKTMGDAKRSDDAVALALSTPRHDERQWLADYGSPLRDNALMLALLEENNLKPDVQNSLLNTLSEQAFSQRWLSTQENNALFLAARSLQDLPGTWQAKTSLAEQPLTGDKAQTRNLDADQLAALQVTNNGAQPMWLRLDVSGYPQSAPAPASNVLQIERHILGSDGQSKSLDSLRSGELVLVWLEVKASQDVPDALVVDLLPAGLELENQNLANGSASLQDSGSEVQNLLNQMQQADIQHVEFRDDRFVAAVAVNSGQPVTLVYLARAVTPGTYQVPMPMVESMYVPQWRATGVAGDILIVKP from the coding sequence ATGAAACACATACGCGTAGTCGCCTGCATGCTCATGCTGGCGCTGGCTGGGTGCGACAACAACGATAAAGCTCCGATAGCGGCAAAAAACGACGCTCCCGCCGCACAACCCGCGGCGGAAAAGAAAGCAGAAAAAGATACCGCGCAGTTGCAGAAACTGGCCCGAGAAAGCGAGGGCAAAGCGCTGACGCTGCTGGATGTCTCAGAGGTGCAACTGGACGGTGCATCGACGCTGGTGTTGACCTTTTCCATCCCGTTAGATCCTGAACAGGATTTTGCCCGTCTCGTCCACGTGGTGGATAAAAAAAGCGGCAAAGTCGATGGCGCATGGGAACTGTCGCCGAATCTGAAAGAGCTGCGTTTACGCCACCTGGAACCGAATCGTGACCTGCTGGTGACCATTGAGCGCGATCTCAGGGCGCTGAACAACGCGACCTTCGAAATCAACTATGAGAAAAGCCTCACCACGCGTGATATTCAACCCAGCGTGGGTTTTGCCAGCCGTGGTTCACTGCTGCCGGGGAAAGTGGTGGAAGGGCTGCCCGTGATGGCGCTCAACGTGAACAACGTAGACGTTAACTTTTTCCGCGTGAAACCTGAATCGCTGGCGGCCTTTGTCAGTCAGTGGGAGTACCGGAATTCGATGTCCAACTGGGAGTCCGACAATCTGCTGAAAATGGCGGATTTGGTCTATACCGGTCGCTTTGATCTCAATCCTGCGCGTAACACCCGCGAAAAACTTCTTCTGCCGCTGAGCGAGATTAAGCCGTTGCAGCAGGCCGGTGTCTACGTTGCGGTGATGACCAAAGCCGGGCAGTACGAGTACAGCAACGCCGCAACGTTGTTCACGCTCAGCGACGTCGGCGTATCGGCACATCGCTATCAGAACCGGCTCGATGTGTTTACGCAAAGTCTGGAGAATGGTGCCGCGCAGCAGGGGGTAGATGTCGCTTTGCTGGATGAAAAAGGACAGACCCTGGCGAAAGCGACCAGCGATGCGAAAGGCCATGTACAGCTTGAAAATCACCAGAATGCCGCGCTGTTGCTGGCGCGTAAAGAGGGGCAAACCACGCTGCTGGATCTGAAACTCCCGGCGCTGGATTTAGCAGAGTTCGACATCGCGGGGGATCCCGGCTACAGCAAACAGTTCTTTATGTTTGGCCCGCGCGATCTCTACCGTCCTGGCGAGACGGTGATCCTCAACGGTCTGCTGCGTGACAGCGACGGCAAGACGCTGCCCGATCAGCCAGTGAAGCTGGAGGTCGTTAAACCGGACGGCCAGGTGATTCGTACTGTCGTCAGTCAACCGGATAACGGGTTGTATCACTTTACTTATCCGCTGGACAGCGGTGCGCCAACCGGAATGTGGCACATTCGCGCCAACACGGGCGATAACCAAAGCCAGATGTGGGATTTCCACGTTGAAGATTTCATGCCAGAGCGAATGGCGTTAAATCTCACCAGTCAGGAAACGCCTTTGTCGCCGTCTGATAAGGTGACGTTCTCGGTAGTGGGCTACTACCTCTACGGCGCCCCGGCGAATGGCAATGCGCTGCAAGGGCAGCTGTACCTGCGCCCACTGCGTGATGCCGTGCCGTCACTGCCCGGCTTCCAGTTTGGCAATATTGCCGAGGAGAACCTGTCGCGCAGTCTCGATGAAGTCCAACTGACGCTGGATGAAACCGGGCGTGGTGACATCAGCACCAATAGCGAGTGGCGTGAGACCCACTCACCGTTGCAGGTGATATTGCAGGCCAGCCTGCTGGAGTCCGGTGGTCGTCCTGTTACGCGTCGCGCTGAGCAGGCGATCTGGCCGGCAGACACATTACCGGGTATCCGCCCGCAATTTGCCGTTAAAGCGGTATATGACTACCGCACCGATACTACGGTGAATCAGCCGATTGTTGATGAAGACAGCAACGCCGCTTTTGACATTGTCTATGTCGATGCCCAGGGAGAGAAGAAAGCGGTCTCCGGGTTACAGGTGCGTTTGATTCGTGAGCGTCGCGACTACTACTGGGACTGGCTGGAAAGCGAAGGCTGGCAGTCGCGCTTTGATCAAAAAGATCTGGTGGAAGGTGAGCAGACGCTGGATCTGAAAGCCGATGAAACCGGCAAAGTGACATTCCCGGTCGAATGGGGTGCCTACCGACTGGAAGTGAAAGCGCCAAACGATGCGATCAGTAGCGTCCGTTTCTGGGCAGGTTACAGTTGGCAGGATAACAGTGATGGCAGCGGGGCGGCTCGGCCGGATCGCGTGACATTGAAGCTGGACAAACCGGCCTATCGTCCGGGCGACACCATGAAGCTGCATATTGCAGCACCGGCGGCGGGGAAAGGGTATGCGATGGTAGAATCCAGTGAAGGTCCGCTGTGGTGGCAGGAAATTGATGTCCCGGCGCAGGGGTTGGATCTCTCCATTCCGGTCGATAAATCGTGGAATCGCCACGATCTATACCTGAGCACGCTGGTGGTGCGTCCGGGAGATAAATCTCGTTCTGCAACGCCGAAACGTGCCGTAGGCTTGCTGCATTTACCGCTGGGAGACGAAAACCGACGTCTGGAGCTGGCGCTGGAAAGCCCGGCTAAAATGCGTCCCAACCAGCCATTGACCGTGAAGATCAAGGCCAGCAGTAAAAACGGCGAGACGCCAAAACAGGTTAACGTCCTGGTGTCGGCAGTGGATAGCGGCGTGTTGAACATTACCGATTACGTTACGCCGGATCCGTGGCAGGCCTTCTTTGGACAAAAACGCTACGGCGCGGATATTTATGACATTTATGGTCAGGTGATTGAGGGCCAGGGGCGTCTGGCCGCACTGCGCTTTGGCGGTGATGGCGATGAACTGAAGCGCGGCGGTAAACCGCCGGTCAACCATGTAAATATCGTGGCGCAGCAGGCGCAACCGGTCACGCTCAATGAGCAGGGTGAAGGCAGTGTGACGCTACCGATTGGCGATTTTAACGGCGAGCTGCGCGTGATGGCGCAGGCGTGGACGGCGGATGACTTTGGCAGCAATGAAAGCAAAACTATTGTCGCCGCCCCGGTCATTGCTGAGCTGAATATGCCGCGCTTTATGGCCGGTGGCGATACCTCGCGACTGGTGCTGGACGTGACCAACCTTACCGATCGACCACAGTCACTGAACGTGACGCTGGCCGCCAGCGGACTGATCGAACTGGTCAGCGACCAGCCTGCGCAGGTCAATCTGGAGCCGGGCGTGCGCACGACCTTGTTTGTTCCTGTTCGTGCAAAAGAAGGATTTGGTGATGGTGAGCTGCAGGCGACGTTAAGTGGATTGAACGTGCCGGGAGAAGACATCGGACCGCAGCAAAAGCAGTGGAAAATTGGCGTACGTCCGGCATTCCCGGCGCAAACGGTCAATAACGGCGTGATGCTGCAACCGGGGGAAAGCTGGACCCTTCCTGAAGAAGGGGTGATGAACTTCTCGCCGGTGACGGTACAGGGCCAACTGTTGTTCAGTGGTAAACCGCCGTTAAATCTGGCGCGCTATATTCGCGAACTGAAGGCGTATCCATACGGCTGTCTGGAACAAACCACCAGTGGCCTGTTCCCGTCGCTTTATACCAATGCCGCGCAGCTACAAGCGCTGGGCATCGCGGGTGATACCGACGAGAAGCGTCGTGCGGCAATCGAAACCGGGATTGCCCGCCTGTTACAAATGCAGCGTGATAACGGTGGTTTCGCGCTGTGGGACAAAAATGGTCCGGAAGAGTACTGGCTGACCGCCTATGCGATGGATTTCCTGGTTCGGGCGGGTGAGCAGGGCTATAGCGTTCCAGCGGTGGGGATCAATCAGGGCAATGCGCGCCTTCTGCGATACCTGCAGGATCCGGGAATGATGTCGATTCGCTACTCCAGCGATACGCAGGCAAGCAAATTTGCCGTGCAGGCTTATGCCGCGCTGGTCCTGGCGCGGCAGCAAAAAGCCCCACTTGGCGCGCTACGCGAGATCTGGGAACGGCGCAGTCAGGCGGCATCCGGCTTACCGCTGCTGCAATTAGGTATAGCGTTGAAAACGATGGGGGACGCGAAACGGAGTGACGATGCGGTTGCGCTGGCGCTCTCCACCCCGCGTCACGATGAACGTCAGTGGCTGGCTGATTACGGTAGTCCGCTTCGCGATAACGCCCTGATGCTGGCGCTGCTGGAAGAAAATAACCTTAAGCCGGATGTCCAGAACTCGCTGCTGAACACGCTCTCTGAACAAGCGTTTAGTCAGCGCTGGCTGTCAACGCAGGAGAATAATGCGCTGTTCCTGGCAGCCCGTTCGCTGCAGGATCTACCCGGTACCTGGCAGGCGAAGACTTCTCTTGCGGAGCAACCGCTGACGGGCGATAAAGCACAAACCCGTAATCTGGATGCCGATCAACTTGCGGCGTTGCAGGTGACGAATAACGGTGCTCAACCGATGTGGTTGCGCCTGGACGTGAGCGGCTATCCACAATCGGCTCCGGCACCTGCCAGCAATGTGCTGCAGATTGAGCGTCATATTCTGGGCAGTGACGGGCAGAGCAAATCGCTGGATTCCCTGCGTAGTGGTGAACTTGTTCTGGTCTGGCTGGAAGTGAAAGCCAGTCAGGATGTACCGGATGCGTTGGTGGTGGATCTGCTGCCAGCCGGGCTGGAACTGGAAAACCAGAATCTGGCAAACGGTAGCGCCAGCTTGCAGGACAGCGGCAGCGAGGTGCAAAACCTGCTCAATCAAATGCAGCAGGCAGATATTCAGCACGTTGAGTTTCGGGATGACCGCTTTGTTGCCGCCGTGGCCGTGAATAGTGGACAGCCGGTGACGCTGGTCTATCTGGCGCGAGCGGTGACGCCGGGAACCTATCAGGTGCCGATGCCCATGGTAGAATCGATGTATGTTCCACAATGGCGGGCGACCGGTGTAGCCGGGGACATTCTGATTGTTAAGCCGTAA
- the sseA gene encoding 3-mercaptopyruvate sulfurtransferase: protein MTTAFFVAADWLAEHIDDPQIQIIDARMAPPGQEDRDVAQEYRSGHIPGAVFFDIEALSDHTSPLPHMMPRPESFAVAMRELGVHQDKHLIVYDEGSLFSAPRAWWMLRTFGVENVSILGGGLAGWQRDELPLQEGNVELPEGEFDAAFTSEAVVRVTDVLLASHEKSAQIVDARPAARFNAEVDEPRPGLRRGHIPGALNVPWTELVQEGELKTTDELDAIFFRHGVSFDRPIIASCGSGVTAAVVVLALATLDVPDVTLYDGAWSEWGSRTDLPVEPADAK, encoded by the coding sequence ATGACTACCGCCTTTTTTGTCGCCGCCGACTGGCTTGCCGAGCATATTGACGATCCGCAGATTCAAATTATCGACGCCCGCATGGCGCCGCCAGGACAGGAAGACCGCGACGTTGCGCAAGAGTATCGCTCGGGACATATCCCGGGTGCGGTGTTTTTCGATATCGAAGCGCTCTCCGACCACACTTCACCTCTGCCGCATATGATGCCACGCCCGGAAAGCTTCGCCGTGGCGATGCGTGAACTGGGGGTACATCAGGATAAACATCTGATCGTGTATGACGAGGGTAGTCTGTTCTCCGCCCCGCGCGCGTGGTGGATGCTGCGCACCTTTGGCGTGGAGAACGTGTCCATTCTGGGTGGTGGTCTGGCGGGCTGGCAACGTGATGAGTTGCCGCTACAGGAAGGTAACGTCGAACTCCCGGAAGGTGAGTTTGATGCAGCATTTACCTCTGAAGCCGTCGTGCGCGTCACCGACGTCCTGCTCGCCAGCCATGAGAAAAGCGCACAGATTGTCGATGCCCGCCCGGCAGCACGTTTTAATGCTGAAGTCGACGAGCCGCGTCCAGGTCTCAGACGCGGTCATATACCCGGCGCCTTAAACGTGCCGTGGACAGAACTGGTTCAGGAAGGCGAATTGAAAACAACCGACGAACTGGATGCCATCTTCTTTCGCCACGGCGTCAGTTTTGATCGTCCGATTATCGCCAGTTGTGGTTCTGGCGTGACGGCAGCCGTCGTCGTGCTGGCGCTTGCGACGCTGGACGTGCCAGACGTCACGTTGTACGACGGCGCGTGGAGTGAATGGGGATCGCGTACCGATTTACCGGTAGAACCGGCTGACGCTAAATAA
- the hscA gene encoding Fe-S protein assembly chaperone HscA, which produces MALLQISEPGLSAAPHQRRLAAGIDLGTTNSLVATVRSGQAETLADHDGRHLLPSVVHYQPQGHTVGYDARANAALDTANTISSVKRMMGRSLADIQTRYPHLPYRFQASENGLPMIETAAGLLNPVRVSADILKALAARASESLSGDLDGVVITVPAYFDDAQRQGTKDAARLAGLHVLRLLNEPTAAAIAYGLDSGKEGVIAVYDLGGGTFDISILRLSRGVFEVLATGGDSALGGDDFDHLLADYIREQAGIADRSDNRVQRELLDAAIAAKIALSDTESVTINVAGWQGEITREQFNELISALVKRTLLACRRALKDAGVEAQEVLEVVMVGGSTRVPLVRERVGEFFGRPPLTSIDPDKVVAIGAAIQADILVGNKPDSEMLLLDVIPLSLGLETMGGLVEKVIPRNTTIPVARAQDFTTFKDGQTAMSIHVMQGERELVQDCRSLARFALRGIPALPAGGAHIRVTFQVDADGLLSVTAMEKSTGVEASIQVKPSYGLTDSEIASMIQDSMSFAEQDVKARMLAEQKVEAARVLESLTGALTADAALLSAAERQLIDDAAAHLSEVALGDDVDAIEQAIKNVDKQTQEFAARRMDQSVRSALKGHSVDEV; this is translated from the coding sequence ATGGCCTTATTACAAATTAGTGAGCCTGGTCTGAGCGCAGCGCCACACCAGCGTCGTCTGGCTGCGGGTATCGATCTCGGGACCACCAACTCTCTGGTCGCAACCGTGCGTAGCGGTCAGGCGGAAACGCTGGCCGATCACGACGGTCGTCATCTGCTGCCGTCCGTCGTTCACTATCAGCCGCAGGGCCACACGGTCGGCTATGATGCGCGCGCTAATGCCGCGCTGGATACCGCCAATACTATCAGTTCAGTGAAACGCATGATGGGACGTTCACTGGCGGATATTCAGACTCGCTACCCGCATCTGCCATACCGTTTCCAGGCAAGTGAAAATGGCTTGCCGATGATTGAAACGGCGGCGGGTTTGCTAAATCCGGTCCGTGTTTCAGCCGATATCCTGAAAGCGTTGGCGGCGAGAGCCTCTGAGTCGCTTTCCGGCGATTTGGATGGCGTGGTGATTACCGTACCGGCGTACTTTGACGATGCACAGCGTCAGGGGACCAAAGATGCCGCACGCCTGGCGGGCCTCCATGTGCTGCGCCTGCTCAATGAACCGACCGCTGCGGCGATTGCCTACGGTCTGGATTCCGGCAAAGAGGGCGTCATTGCAGTGTATGACCTCGGTGGCGGAACGTTTGATATTTCTATTCTGCGCCTGAGTCGCGGGGTGTTCGAAGTGTTGGCGACAGGCGGGGATTCCGCGCTTGGCGGCGATGACTTCGACCACCTGCTGGCGGATTACATCCGTGAACAGGCGGGAATTGCCGATCGCAGCGATAACCGCGTGCAGCGCGAACTGCTGGATGCCGCCATCGCGGCGAAAATCGCGCTCAGCGATACCGAGTCAGTCACGATTAACGTAGCGGGCTGGCAGGGCGAGATTACCCGCGAACAGTTTAATGAACTCATTTCCGCGCTGGTTAAGCGTACGCTGCTGGCCTGTCGTCGTGCCCTGAAAGATGCTGGCGTTGAGGCGCAAGAGGTGCTGGAAGTGGTGATGGTTGGCGGTTCCACGCGCGTACCGCTGGTGCGTGAACGTGTGGGCGAATTCTTCGGTCGCCCGCCGCTGACGTCAATCGACCCGGATAAAGTGGTGGCGATTGGCGCGGCAATCCAGGCGGATATTCTGGTTGGTAATAAACCCGACAGTGAAATGCTGCTGCTCGACGTGATCCCGCTGTCGCTGGGACTGGAAACGATGGGCGGCCTGGTGGAGAAGGTGATCCCGCGTAACACTACGATTCCGGTGGCGCGCGCGCAGGACTTTACTACCTTCAAAGACGGCCAGACCGCGATGTCTATCCACGTCATGCAGGGTGAACGTGAACTGGTGCAGGACTGCCGTTCGCTGGCGCGCTTTGCCCTGCGTGGTATTCCGGCGCTCCCGGCAGGCGGCGCGCATATTCGCGTGACTTTCCAGGTGGATGCTGACGGTCTGCTGAGCGTCACTGCGATGGAAAAATCCACCGGCGTTGAGGCTTCTATTCAGGTGAAACCGTCCTACGGTCTGACCGACAGCGAAATTGCCTCAATGATTCAGGATTCGATGAGCTTTGCCGAGCAGGACGTAAAAGCCCGTATGCTGGCAGAGCAGAAAGTCGAAGCGGCGCGCGTGCTGGAGAGTTTAACCGGCGCGCTGACCGCTGATGCCGCGCTGCTAAGCGCCGCAGAACGTCAATTGATCGACGATGCCGCCGCGCACCTGAGCGAAGTGGCGCTGGGCGATGATGTTGACGCTATCGAACAAGCCATTAAAAACGTAGACAAACAAACCCAGGAATTCGCCGCTCGCCGTATGGATCAGTCGGTCCGTAGCGCGCTGAAAGGCCATTCCGTGGACGAGGTTTAA
- the timP gene encoding small toxic inner membrane protein TimP, whose amino-acid sequence MKIRNVCIVLLVSGVLCLHADQSYPSNSVLVKTSDQGR is encoded by the coding sequence ATGAAGATACGGAACGTCTGTATCGTGCTTCTTGTTTCTGGTGTGTTGTGCCTTCACGCAGACCAGAGTTACCCCAGTAATTCTGTTCTCGTAAAGACCAGCGACCAGGGCAGGTAA